In the Leifsonia sp. 466MF genome, one interval contains:
- the leuC gene encoding 3-isopropylmalate dehydratase large subunit, with protein MSNPTGPLTLAEKVWNDHLVAKGEEGSPDLIYIDLHLVHEVTSPQAFDGLRMAGRPVRRPDLTIATEDHNTPTIGIDKPIADLTSRTQIETLRRNAEEFGIRLHSLGDVEQGIVHVVGPQLGLTMPGITVVCGDSHTSTHGAFGAMAFGIGTSEVEHVLATQTLPLKPFKTMAITVEGELRPGVTAKDIILAVIAKIGTGGGQGYVLEYRGSAIRSLSMEGRMTICNMSIEAGARAGMVAPDETTFAYLKGRPHAPEGADWDEAVAYWKTLQTDDDAVFDAEVYLDADEIEPFVTWGTNPGQGVSLSQAVPDPATIVDPNARAAAERALEYMDLQPGTPMKAIPVDAVFMGSCTNSRIEDLRAFASIIKGRKKADGVRVMVVPGSARVRIEAEAEGIDKIVEEFGGEWRFAGCSMCLGMNPDQLAPGERCASTSNRNFEGRQGKGGRTHLVSPLVAAATAIRGTLSSPWDLEAEGGDTPRDGGTSTRIGEKVGA; from the coding sequence ATGAGCAACCCCACCGGGCCACTGACACTGGCCGAGAAGGTCTGGAACGACCACCTGGTCGCCAAAGGCGAGGAGGGCTCGCCCGACCTCATCTACATCGACCTGCACCTGGTGCACGAAGTCACCAGCCCGCAGGCCTTCGACGGCCTGCGCATGGCCGGCCGGCCGGTCCGCCGCCCCGACCTCACCATCGCGACCGAAGACCACAACACCCCGACGATCGGCATCGACAAGCCCATCGCCGACCTGACCAGCCGCACCCAGATCGAGACGCTGCGCCGCAACGCAGAGGAGTTCGGCATCCGCCTCCACTCGCTGGGCGACGTCGAGCAGGGCATCGTGCACGTCGTCGGCCCGCAGCTCGGCCTCACCATGCCGGGCATCACCGTCGTCTGCGGCGACTCGCACACATCCACCCACGGTGCGTTCGGCGCCATGGCGTTCGGCATCGGCACGAGCGAGGTCGAGCACGTGCTCGCCACCCAGACCCTCCCGCTGAAGCCGTTCAAGACCATGGCCATCACCGTCGAGGGCGAGCTGCGCCCCGGCGTGACCGCGAAGGACATCATCCTCGCCGTCATCGCCAAGATCGGCACCGGCGGCGGCCAGGGCTACGTGCTCGAGTACCGCGGCAGCGCCATCCGCTCGCTCTCCATGGAGGGCCGGATGACGATCTGCAACATGTCCATCGAGGCAGGTGCGCGCGCCGGCATGGTCGCCCCCGACGAAACCACGTTCGCCTACCTGAAGGGGCGTCCGCACGCTCCGGAGGGTGCCGACTGGGATGAGGCCGTCGCCTACTGGAAGACGCTCCAGACCGACGACGACGCGGTCTTCGATGCCGAGGTGTACCTCGACGCCGACGAGATCGAGCCGTTCGTCACCTGGGGCACCAACCCCGGCCAGGGCGTCTCGCTCAGCCAGGCCGTCCCGGACCCGGCCACGATCGTCGACCCCAACGCGCGGGCCGCTGCCGAGCGCGCGCTGGAGTACATGGACCTGCAGCCGGGCACTCCGATGAAGGCCATCCCGGTGGATGCGGTGTTCATGGGCTCCTGCACGAACAGCCGGATCGAGGACCTCCGCGCCTTCGCCTCCATCATCAAGGGCAGGAAGAAGGCGGACGGCGTGCGCGTCATGGTCGTCCCCGGCTCGGCGCGCGTGCGCATCGAGGCCGAGGCCGAGGGGATCGACAAGATCGTCGAGGAGTTCGGCGGCGAGTGGCGTTTCGCCGGCTGCTCCATGTGCCTCGGCATGAACCCGGACCAGCTGGCTCCGGGGGAGCGCTGCGCGTCCACCTCCAACCGCAACTTCGAGGGCCGGCAGGGCAAGGGCGGCCGCACACACCTGGTCTCGCCGCTCGTCGCGGCGGCCACGGCGATCCGCGGAACGCTCTCGAGCCCCTGGGACCTCGAGGCCGAAGGCGGCGACACGCC
- a CDS encoding FHA domain-containing protein translates to MDDRGFIVPPPGLIPSRPSEPTPAPAAERIEAVAPGRALPAFTPPTGPNGPAAPARPVWRLLLPGGRAVPLTRAVLLGRNPSRGAHAGDAEPIALDDPTSTVSKTHALLVVDGDTLTVTDLYSTNGVVVDGTRAEPGEPAAVPDGAELLLGDLSIRAELA, encoded by the coding sequence ATGGACGACCGCGGGTTCATCGTTCCGCCACCGGGCCTCATCCCGTCACGTCCATCCGAGCCGACGCCCGCGCCCGCCGCCGAACGGATCGAGGCAGTCGCTCCCGGCCGGGCCCTTCCGGCCTTCACGCCGCCCACCGGACCGAACGGGCCCGCGGCGCCCGCGCGTCCCGTCTGGCGGCTCCTCCTGCCCGGCGGCCGCGCCGTCCCGCTGACCCGGGCCGTGCTCCTGGGCCGCAATCCGTCCCGAGGCGCGCACGCCGGCGACGCCGAGCCGATCGCCCTCGACGACCCGACATCGACGGTCTCCAAGACGCACGCGCTGCTCGTCGTCGACGGCGACACGCTGACCGTCACCGACCTCTATTCGACCAACGGCGTCGTCGTCGACGGAACCCGCGCCGAGCCAGGAGAACCCGCCGCCGTGCCCGACGGGGCGGAGCTGCTTCTCGGCGACCTCAGCATCCGCGCGGAGCTCGCCTGA